The Lolium perenne isolate Kyuss_39 chromosome 6, Kyuss_2.0, whole genome shotgun sequence genome segment ctcttTAAGGATGATAAAAGCTAAGCCTATGATGTGTGACCCGACGAACTAACCAAGAAAAAGACGGGGAAAGGAAGAACACGAATAACGGCGAAGAACATGGTGAACGCACGCataacacaacccgatacaattttgGTTTGCTCTCAACGGCCCCAACCATCGTCTCGATAGAATCACTCAatggagagacacgaggtagaatccccgagcaAAAGATCGGTATGCAATCGATAGAATCACTCGTATGGCGACCTCGAACGCCTCTTCTTCTTGTCTTCATGTCTCCGTGACGTTGGCCTTGAGTCTCGAGCATCCTCTCTCTCTTCTGTACTTGTCGACGCATTTCTATCAAAGATGAAGGACGGAGTATGAAATAGCATAGAGGGTAGGCACGCGTAAAAaacaagattcacctttgcgtgataTCTTGccgatgaagcatatgatgcaacGAAAACCGAAGGTCGGGCTATATTCACAAGCATGGCGCGCGAGGGTTCGTCGACCAGCCCGACCTAAAACTACGGGTCTGACCTATTGTGTCGTGATTGTTATATAGTACCGATAGATGTTCTATGACTATAACAAATATATTGTGCAACGGCTTTCCGTTATTCGTATTTATAAAAAAAATACTACTACAGGATATTTTTAGCCGCAGCTGCAGGCAAACGTGTAAAAAAGAAAATTCACACCAAGTACAATCTTGTACTCCgtagtaaaaaaaaaaaagagttcacacaaagtacaaaccACCGGGCACCGGCATCCTCCACCTCGACGCTGGAGGGAGTCATGTTTCAACTGTACAAACACCGGGTATCCCAATCCGGCACAGCTGGATACCCGAAACCACCACCGTAGCACGGCGTCGCCATCGGCTGGTAGCAGCTCACCGGAGCAAGGTCCACCGTGGGGTACAAACCGTTGTCCGGCTCCCCTACTGCCGGGTAAATGCCACGGGCCGAAATCTCCCTCGTCAATGGTGGTGGGTAGATCGCAGCCGGCCGTACCggagtctccggcggcggcgcagAAGCGTAGTAGCAGTGGCTCGAGCGCGTGGCCGTGACCGTCTCGGCTGCCAACGGCGGGTAAATCGCGATCTTCTCCGTCAAGGGCGGGTAAACCGTGAGCTGCTCTATGGACGGCCAGTCTATCGCCGGGTACATCCCGGGCGACGCTGGCGCGAGGGAGACCGGGGAAGGCGGCGTGACGGGCTCGCCGTCGCTCctgcggtcctcctcctcctcctggtcgccGTCGTTGGTTCCGTCGTGGAAGGCGTAGGAGAAGGAGATGACGCCGTTGGGCTGCCTGCCGTCGGATGACGCGGCGAGCTGGTAGGACACGCGGTGCGTCCTGCCGTCGGCGACGAGGCCGGCGAGCGGCACGACGGCGGACGCGGCGAGCACGTCCCCGAGGACGGCCACCTCCGCCTTGAGGTCGAAGCGCACGACAAggacgccgtcgtcgtcgtcatccgcgCGCCCGTCCTTGTTATTCCCCGGTGATTCTTGCCCTGAGTCTGACGCTGgcgaggaggcggtggcgtcggtgAGGTGGAGCCGCAGGCGCTCGTCCCACTCCGGGTTCTCACCGCCGACGCGGTCGGTGGGAGTCTTGACGCGGTGGAGACGTCGGCCGCGGGCGCTTTTGCCGGCGTACGACGTGACGCAGACGGATGCGTAGAGGCACGGCGTGTGGAACGGGAGCGAGGATCTGACGCCCCGGCACGACAGCCACGTGATGTCGATGGCCGCCGGCTCCGGCCGCCGCGGAGGAAGCTCCATCCGTAAGGTCGTGAGAGGCACGCAGGCGAGCGAGGACTTTGTGCGCTAGGCCCGCGCCAGCCAGTGACGAGAGGACGGAGGGGCTGCTGGTTAAGAAGGTGGTACACGACGCGGTGGCGGGAGACGACTGGACAGACAGGGAACATCTCGAAGTCTTGGCATTTGATATACTGATGCTGGTAGGTTTGGGACGGGTCTCACACGCGGCACCCCAACTAGCGCCATCAAATCCATTAATTTTTGGTTCGTGTCAGTTTCCGTCACAGTCTGGAGGAGGTTGCACGGAAACTTCTTCTGTGGCCCGGCTACTACTTCTGCCGTGCTCGAGGGTCAATTGCTTATTCCCCGCTCCAGAGAAAATTCGGTGATGGAGGGAGGAGTAGACTTTTCTGGTATGCGTGGGTGGACAAGAACTGCAGTGGAAATCGTCCTTACCGGTAGAGTTCCAGACGCACCCCAGGTCGAAACACGTGATCTTCTAGCACTAGGCTGCTAAAATTGTACTACTACCTCAGCTCCTATACAAACCAAACTTTGACAGAAATGTTTGACCAATTATATACATAGTTTGTTAATTGGATTGGTTAGATttgtattgaaaaacactttctaatgatgccatTTCCACATCAAATATTTCTTACATAATTTGCACTCAAGGTTCCGCGCGAAGGACCCTCTTTTGGCACCGCTATTTCTCAGAGAACCTTGCCACCGCACAAGCTTTCTCACATGAGCACAATTAACCTGGCGCAAATATGCCTTGGCTCCACTTTACCGCTATTATGCACAAGCTAAATATCCAGACAAATTTAGTGAATCGAATCAATGATGTTTATTCTAACATGGCGTGTTTATACAGGTTTCGTGTAGGCAGCTGTTACCAACAATTACAACACGGGTATGGAGTATGGACAATGTTTCAAGGAGAAATGCTGAAACTATACACTCGTGTTACAGCTAACTAGTACTATAACGCACAACGGACAATTGCCCTGGCAAGCAACCAAAATTTACCGCCATCCGCTTGGCAACATCAAAAGGTAAACATCTGTGCTGTGTATCTATGGAAAATTACCAGCTATAGGTTATCCCACTCGGCGGACTGCAAGGGAATGTACTTTGATCGGTCAGTCCCGGCTCCTCTAAATCCTgttgttcttgaggaaaccattggcattgcaagcacCGAAGAAGCGCTGATGGTCTCCTCCCCGAGGCCAAGCGACATGGAGCAAGCCGACTGCAAGCAAGATCACATGAGAAAGGCAATACCTGCATCGAGGCTACATAATGATTGGATCTAGAAATATAGCACTCACCTTAGCCCTAGACAATATGCGTTTTGCCTTCACTTTTACTGAGGAAGAGAACGAGTCTGTATCATCTACTTCTGTCTCCTCCATCTGCAACTTTCTGGATCTGCAATTTCCTGATGCATGCGCTTCACTGAAAAAAGGCAACGTCAAAATCAATCATTGTAAAATGCAACAACAAACTGATGAAGCATAAGCTTAAGCTAGATACATGCTAGTGGAAAGAGATAGCAACAAGAACCTGTTCATATCAATCGTAGGGCCCTCCGTAGCGCTAGAGCCATCTTTGATATCAGCTACTGAGAATTTTCAGAGTCAATACAATTTATTATATGTAAAATCAAATGAAATCAACTTATTGCCAAGTGCAAACCTTTGCTGTCATCAGGTGCTAGCAAGGATATGCCTATGAAGACAAatgtcatgcccaatatgaacatCATTATCCTAAGTGTGTCAAATACCTAAGAAGGCAAGCCAAAATGTTATGTGTGTTATGTGTAGACTGGTTATTTTAGAAAATAGTCAAATACATACAGCGTAATGTTTAAATGGGACCCTTATATGGGTTCAAGTGATTTCACTCTATATATGGGGCACCCACATGTATTAATTAATTAATCTATCAACTTAATTAACAAGAATTTTTTTATCGATCTTTAGTCACCTGTTTGTTATCCCTAACCTATCTTCCATTCCTGAATCCCCTATCAGCTATCCTAATGGCAGTAGTTATTTTGTAGGCATCCAGGACGCTTACACCTAATGCATGAGCAAATTCAGCCATCAGAACAATTTATCAATATGAACTTACTTGATACTCTTGAAAGTAAACAAATCCTGTACAAATAGAGAAGAAAGTCCATGCAATTTGGAACATTGGGACGATCAGTATTGCATCGAACAGAGACAGCCCCTCATTAAGTCTCGCCATCTGTGCCACAGAAAAGTTCGATTAGACAACAATATAGATCACAACAGAATGTGTGGTAGTCTCAGAATCATGGATTAGCTTAGTGTGTGCAATTCATTACCCAAAATCCAGCTGTACAGAGAAATAACAGAAGAATAGAGTATGTGAACCAGCTGTGGAATTGGTATTTGCTGCTCATCGTGAGCCTCAACATGTTTGACCTACAACGTAACCAAAGAAAGGTAGTAAATATTATATGCTAGTCAGAAAGTCAGAATCAAATAAGGCAAATAGAATCAGCATGCCATATCCATAGAGCTCGGCCAAACCTACAATGATTTCGCAAACAAGACGGAGCAAGATCCAATAGCACCAGATACAATAGCATAAGAAAAAGGTAGCAGCGTTCGCCAATATGCGCCAGTGTTTTTTGCATTATCTGAAAGAATTGTTTCTCCACTTCTGCAGCAGAGCTTTTTAACGGTTAAGAATGAGCATAAACAATGTTTCTGAAGAGGCTAGGCCATATGAGAAGGATCTCACCTATAGAGATATTGATTAAATGCAACAACAAAGACCAATGACATGCAATACAGAACAAACACCAAATTGCTGTATTTCGCGATCAACTGCTCCGGAGTATAAACTGTCAACATAGAACACATATAACCATGAAGCCACAGATTTACAGCTATGCATCATAATAATATATGCTACAAACAGCTCATACCAGGAGATTGATGATTGCCGAAGGAAACTAAGAAGACATTGCCAAAGACAATAAAAGCTGTGGCTACCATGACTCTGAAAAGTAGAGTAAAGTCCTAATTAGTCTTATATCATGATTACATGTACTCGTTCTGATATTCATTCATGCGGTCTCAACAAGTAAATATACATACTTCACTGTAATGGTCTTGTTCAACACAACATACGCAAATGCAATATTGGATACGAACTGAATTGATCCAAGAGCTGCAAGAAGTGACTGCAGCAAAATTACAAAAACAATTATTTACCAAACCACCTAGGCCAAGGACGCTAAACTTGAAATGGATATAAACAACATGATAGAGTGGAATTAATTAGATCTAGCAGCAAGAAGACAAGACTGCTACTAAACTGACAAGAGCAATGCAAAGTTGAAGCTACGATCCGTACGAGGCCTTTACGGACGGTTCAGTCGTATATGCACTAGTGCACATAATATAGTATATAAATGTCCATATCATTTGTTATTCTTCCGTGTTAACTATTTTTTCTTCAAAGAGGAAGGTAGTAATCAAACCTGTGCGGCATATGCAAAGGACATGAAGTTTAGGCAGTTCCCCACGGCGAAAAATAGTATACCTGGATGCAGTTTTATAGTATTAGATGTGGCAGTttctaattattttaataaatatAAGAATGAGAAAATATGTTCTATCGGACAGCTTTACCTATTCTCCAAGTCTGGAAATACATAACTGATTTTGGGACGAATTTGCCATTGCCTTGATTACTGTTACTTGCAGAGAGCTTCTCTCTCTGAcagacaaaacaaaaaaaaatcacacATAATTTTAGAAGCATTTTTTTTTGCACAAGTAACATAATTTTAGAAACAATATGCTCAAGTAAGGCCACAGGGTAAATAGGTAGATGCCTGCAGAAAGAATGAGCTACAGAATTATCAAACATTGGCTTGGAAAGCATGCAATATATTTCATGTTGTCTGATTGTTTCATATAAAAAGCAAGATACTAAGGACAAGTTAACTTGTGAGCTAGCAAAGCAAATCACGGTCCAAATTATTAATACGAATTTAGAGGAAAATGCTACATGCCATATGGTAACCCAGAGTAAAATCACTGGTGTTATTAAGTAGATATGTAAGTTAGAAGCAAGTATGTAATACTCACCTGATCATGGCCCAATTTGAGAAGGTTGGTACCGAAATTAATGGCAACACTGCCCACAATGTTGATCAACGCTCCTATAACCCAGTCGCCCATGAGTCAAGAAGCTAGCTATAAATGCGTCTTACAAATATATGACATGCGCCTTCAACAAGCCACTTGTAGAGCAGCTCGTTGCATTTGTCTTGTGGTGTAACCAGTTGAGAGAGTTAGTTTGTTCAGCCCTGGGCAAGAAATGGTACGGAGATGAAACCTGTGTTGGCTGACACGGCAACCTTCAAAGAAAGGACAGAtagcatatatgagtgagtcacaTGCAGTTAGGATTTAGAAAGAAGATGATTTGGCGAGGCATCCAAAGATGAGCTAGCACGTCCTGAGAACAAGCTGGCCAATGCAACAGCATGAGAATCTTCCAGCGAACAGTCCCAGAGAGTAGAACAAACTTTGTGTTAAACAAGTGCAGGCTACAATAATGGATCCACATTTCACTACCTAATCTTTAACAGGCCATTGTTTATTCTTCATCATTTGAGAAGTGCAAGAACCTAAAATCCTAAAAATTGTGTGGGGAGGTAAAAAGTGTCGCTTGCCATGTTGGGGGCAAAATGTGGATTAAATACTAGTGGAGTAGAAATTGTTTGGGTAATTATTCACCGAATCCAAGACCTCTGGCTGGCTAGCAGAGCAAGAGCTAATCAATTGGAGTAATGATAATAATTAGGACTCCCAAACATTGGAGATACAGACCGTGTAGATCTCGTCCCAAAACACGACCAACAGCGCATGAATTACTTCCAAAGATAAGGGAGGGGGAAGCGTGCGGCCGGATTCGCAGCTTAGATCTAGCATGAAGAACCGAGAATAAACAGCAGAATCATCCCAAGAAGGACCAACACAAAGGATTCGGAGAAGTAAAATGCAAAAAAACATACGTAGCAACATTTAGAAATAAGGCACAGATAAGATACGTGTTGATGGAAGTAAATCATGTCACCTGGGACGGAAGCCAAGAAAACCCTAGGTTGTACGCGCCGGAGAGCCGCTGGCGGTGCTCGGATTGGTGTGGCGCGGTAGGGAGAAACGAAGGGAAGCCGGGACCGGGGAGGGAGAGGAGAAATGCCGAAATGGGTGGGAGCGATGAGCAGGAGGAGGACGGGACGACGGGGCAAGGAAGGTCGGGTCGGGTCGGGTCAGGTCAGCACGTAAAGAGATTGGCGACAGCCGTAGGATTGGGATCGGACGCGTAGGGTGgtcgcagcggaggaatccccggtCAGATGCGGCGGAATCGGAGAGGGACAGTTGGGAAGGCAGGTTGGTGCTTCCTTTTCTCTTTTCCTCCCCCTGCGCTGCGCGTCTTTCCATGgtctccctcctctctctctttttccAAGTTATTGATTGGAGTTGGACCTATTTTTCTTCTGCGTTCAATATACTTTTGCTTCATGCGCAATTTTTGCTGGCTAGCTTTCAGGTGGCACTAAGCTAAGCTACTACGTACCAACCTTGAGGAACGGAGGTTGAGCTTTCTACATAAATCACCAACCTCTAGTTAGAGCATGCACTCCTTTTTTCTACTTATTATGTACTGTATTTATTTCAATTTATTTCTGTACAAAACAAGTATTATTTCAATTTGTTTTTGTAAAAAAAACAAGTATTTATTTCATACTCTACTATTTTTGTAACCAATACGTCACTAATTTCCACTCTTCTTTCTTATTTTCACGTTTACTTGATGAACGTAGTGGGCAAATAGGACGTAAGCAATTGTCTACAAACTAAGTTGGAAGAAATAGAAAATGCATCCAACTAATATGCAGTACAAAATGTTCAACAACTGTAATACGCAAATATGCAGATTGACAACTAAAAGATACAGTAGAAAAATATGAAGTATATAAGTATAGAACTTTTGGACAGCTAACAAGTTGATGAGCAAACAACTATCAGAAAAATGAACTCGGAAAATATTCAGTACTCAATCATCAATAGGTGAAGTACTGTAGAAAGTATCTCGACCTATGATCTTAAGCACGCGTTGGTGCTGATCTTTTTCGGCGGGCAGattcaatgctccaattaatatGCTTCTGCTTTTGTCAGATATGGTGACTTGAGACAAGTTTCACCACGGGCCACTTTGGTGTCGCAATCGTGTGGTGTCCTGCAACTATGGTGGGTTTCTATTCCGCGTTGGTGGTGGCGAAAGGTGGTGGTCTTTGGTTGCTTGGTATCGAGGTGGATGCGTGGGCCATTATGTTTTTGCCAATAAAATTAAGTTTTGTGGCATAGGTGGAAACTTTTGAACAACGAGGACGGAGGCAATGATGAGAACACATGTGGGTGCCGCTCACCAATTTGGAGGCATCCCTACATCACTATGCCCTCCACTCTTCATAGGGTTCTGGTGAAACCCAAGATCTTAGGTCTTTCCAGATCGGGCTCCTTGGAGATATCACTTTTGGAGTCCCTGCTCAATGTTGGCAAAAGCTTGTTGTCTATTGGGCCAAACACTAGTGGTGAGCGCCTCATGTGGACAGAACTTGGGCTTTTCCCAAATTGAAGCTACTATGTTGCTATGGTGTTGCCCTCCCATGGTTGCTTGGCTGGCGTGATATCGACGCCATTCTTTGGGGCCTCCCTAAGATTTGGCCGGGACAAAAATCAGAGCCCCTAGTCGCCAACGCGATACTAGAGGATGAAAACATCATGTGCATCATTGATGTGGGGGTCTTTTCTATGCATGTGTCAAGTTTGTGCTTGGGAGGAGGTACGCCCCCTCGGGTCAGCTCAGGAGTCCAGCCAGCTTG includes the following:
- the LOC127334650 gene encoding probable magnesium transporter NIPA8 isoform X1; translation: MGDWVIGALINIVGSVAINFGTNLLKLGHDQREKLSASNSNQGNGKFVPKSVMYFQTWRIGILFFAVGNCLNFMSFAYAAQSLLAALGSIQFVSNIAFAYVVLNKTITVKVMVATAFIVFGNVFLVSFGNHQSPVYTPEQLIAKYSNLVFVLYCMSLVFVVAFNQYLYRSGETILSDNAKNTGAYWRTLLPFSYAIVSGAIGSCSVLFAKSLSNMLRLTMSSKYQFHSWFTYSILLLFLCTAGFWMARLNEGLSLFDAILIVPMFQIAWTFFSICTGFVYFQEYQVFDTLRIMMFILGMTFVFIGISLLAPDDSKVADIKDGSSATEGPTIDMNSEAHASGNCRSRKLQMEETEVDDTDSFSSSVKVKAKRILSRAKSACSMSLGLGEETISASSVLAMPMVSSRTTGFRGAGTDRSKYIPLQSAEWDNL
- the LOC127334651 gene encoding uncharacterized protein, translating into MELPPRRPEPAAIDITWLSCRGVRSSLPFHTPCLYASVCVTSYAGKSARGRRLHRVKTPTDRVGGENPEWDERLRLHLTDATASSPASDSGQESPGNNKDGRADDDDDGVLVVRFDLKAEVAVLGDVLAASAVVPLAGLVADGRTHRVSYQLAASSDGRQPNGVISFSYAFHDGTNDGDQEEEEDRRSDGEPVTPPSPVSLAPASPGMYPAIDWPSIEQLTVYPPLTEKIAIYPPLAAETVTATRSSHCYYASAPPPETPVRPAAIYPPPLTREISARGIYPAVGEPDNGLYPTVDLAPVSCYQPMATPCYGGGFGYPAVPDWDTRCLYS
- the LOC127334650 gene encoding probable magnesium transporter NIPA8 isoform X2, whose translation is MGDWVIGALINIVGSVAINFGTNLLKLGHDQREKLSASNSNQGNGKFVPKSVMYFQTWRIGILFFAVGNCLNFMSFAYAAQSLLAALGSIQFVSNIAFAYVVLNKTITVKVMVATAFIVFGNVFLVSFGNHQSPVYTPEQLIAKYSNLVFVLYCMSLVFVVAFNQYLYRSGETILSDNAKNTGAYWRTLLPFSYAIVSGAIGSCSVLFAKSLSNMLRLTMSSKYQFHSWFTYSILLLFLCTAGFWMARLNEGLSLFDAILIVPMFQIAWTFFSICTGFVYFQEYQVFDTLRIMMFILGMTFVFIGISLLAPDDSKADIKDGSSATEGPTIDMNSEAHASGNCRSRKLQMEETEVDDTDSFSSSVKVKAKRILSRAKSACSMSLGLGEETISASSVLAMPMVSSRTTGFRGAGTDRSKYIPLQSAEWDNL